Genomic segment of Dehalogenimonas alkenigignens:
GGGCCGAGTTCCCCGATAGAAGATGCTGCGCTTCTGAATTTCGTTGCGGACGCCGGCCACCTGGTAGTTGATTTGCGACGGGGTCAATTTCAGGTCACGCACCAGATCATGGTTCAAAATAGTCGTCCCGTCATCAGCCACGGCGCCGAAGCCGCCTTCCGGCCGCAGCGGGATGGGAATTTTTCGGGAGATAACGACATCCAGTTCAGCGCCCAGGGCAAGGGCTACCTGCAGGCCTATCGGCAGGCCGCCGTTGGGAATGGCCAAAACGATCGTCGCTTCGTTTTTATAAGCGGAGAGCTTCTCGGCCAGCTGCCTGCCGGCGTCAAAGCGGTTTTCAAAGATTGGATCACGGTTGGCTTGTCTGTAGACCATGAGCGGAATCCTTCTTGAATACTAATTAAGACATCCGAGCTTTTTTCGCCGGGCTCCGGCTGACACTGGATCAGATCAGCTTGAAGGCAGCCACGTCTACCATGCCCTTATCGGTGATCTTGAGTTCCGGGATGACCGGCAAGGCTAAGAAAGACAGAGCGGCAAAGGGGGCGGTCAGCCTGGCGCCGATGTCCCGGGCGGCGGCCTCCACCGCTTCGAAGCCCTGGATGACTTTATCCAAAGGTTCCGAGGACATCAGGCCGGCAACGGGCAGCGGCAGCGACGCCAGGACTCTGCCTCCTTCGGCCACGGCCAACCCGCCGCCTATGCCAACGACCGCCTGGACGGCGGCGCAGATATCATCATCGGAGGCGCCGACGCAGACGATGTTATGAGAGTCGTGGGCTACCGAGGATGCCAGCGCGCCCCGCGACAGGCCGAAGCCGCTGACCAGGCCTTTGCCAATATTGCCGCTGGCGCGATGCCGCTCGACGACGACGATTTTAAGGATGTCACGCTCGAAGTCCGGCACTGATTTGACCGCTTCCCGAAGGTAGCGGGTGACAATCTGGCCGGGTATGACCCCGATAACCGGCACCGTCTCCGGCGACAGGTCCAGGGCGAGGTCGGTCGCCGCCAAGGGGGCGACGTTCATGCTCCGGCGCAGGCGCGACGGGGCCCGGCCCCGGGGCTTGAATAAAGCTTCGCCGTTCCGGGCGACGAGTTTGCCGCGAAAGTAAACGCGTTCGATATCGAAGGCTTTAAGGTCGCCGGCGACGACGAAGTTGGCCGCGTAGCCGGGAGCGATGGCCCCGGCCTGCCGCAAGCCGAAGTACTCCGCCGGGTTGATCGTCGCTAATTGAATGGCCCGCACCGGGTCCAGGCCCAGGGCGATGGCTTTGCGGACGACGGCGTCCAGATCGCCGTCACGTTTGAGATCGGAGCAGGAACGATCGTCAACGACAAACATGCAACGCTTGTAAGTCTTTTCGGTCACCAGCGGCAGCAGTTCAGCCAGGTTCTTCTCCGTCGAACCCTCCCGGATCATGATGCGCAAGCCGCGGGCCAGTTTCTCACGGGCTTCCGCCAAACGAGTGGATTCGTGGTCCGAGCCGATGCCCGCCGAGATGTAGGCGTTCAGGTCGCGGCCGGAAAGCCCCGGAGCGTGACCATCGATGATCTTACCTTCCGATGCCTTAAGCTTATCAAGGACTACCGCGTCGCCGAAGAGAACGCCGGGGAAATTCATCATCTCACCCAAGCCGATAATACCGCCGCGCTTCAGCAGACGGGTGATCTCTCTGGAGTCGACCGCCGCCCCCGAGGTCTCCAGGTGAGTGGCCGGGACGCAGGACGGCGCCATAACGTACATATCCAGCGGCAGCTTTGTGGCGGCTTTAAGGATATACTTGATGCCGTCCAGGCCGATAACATTGGTCAGTTCGTGCAGGTCGGTGACCACGCCGGTGGTGCCGCGGGCGACGACGGCCCGGGCATACTGGCCGACATCGAGCATCGAGGACTCGATATGGGTATGGCCGTCGATTAAACCGGGCAGCAGGTACCTGCCGCCGAGGTCGATGACCTCTCTGGCCCGGGAATAATCGCCGATACCGGCGATAACGCCGTCGCACACAGCGACCGCGGCTTTCTCGATCTCGCCGTTAAAGACATTGACGACCCTGGCGTTCTTCAACAGGAGGTCGGCCGGCTCCAGGCCGCGGGCAACGCTAATCGTTTGAGGCAAGCTGTCCTTCAACGGGCGCCTCCTCCAGGGTGTAGATTTGCGGCAGGTGGCGGTAGCGCTGGGCGAAGTCCAGACCGTAGCCCACCACGAACTTGTCCGGTATGGCGAATCCGGCATAGGCGATCTCGACCCCGACCCGATGCCGGGCGGGTTTAACCATCAGGGCGCACACCCTGACCGAGGCCGGGCTGCGGGCGGCGAGGAACTTCAACAGGGCGTCAAGACAAAGGCCGGTATCAACGATATCTTCAACAACCAGGACGTGGCGGCCCTCGATAGGCGCTGCCGGAAAGGCTGTCACCTCGACTTCGCCGCAGGAGGTTACTCCATCGCCGTAGGACGACAGTCCGATGAAGTCAATCTCCACCGGAATGGTCAGCTCCCGGATGAGGTCGGCCAGAAAAATGACCGCTCCTTTGAGCACCCCGACGACCAGCAGATCTTTCCCGGCGTAATCAGCGGCAATACGCTTCGCTAGCGCGCGCACCACGGCGGCGATATCCTCACGGGAATACAAAAGCCTGAGGTCAAAGCGGCCGGTCACGGCTCCAAATTATAGACATCAGACCAGTATATGTCTACCCAAAAGGCTATATTCCTCGATTAAATCGCGTGTTATAATAACCCCGTTTTGTATCCTGAACGCAAACGGCCGACCGACCTGCAAAGGAGCTAGCGTGGTTATCAAAGTTGAAAACCTGGTCAAGGTCTACGGCCCGATTCGGGCCGTGGACGGCATCAGTTTCGAGGTCCAGCGCGGTGAAGTTTTCGGCATGCTCGGCCCGAACGGCGCCGGCAAGACAACAACCGTGGAAATTATCGAAGGGCTTCGTAGGGCTGATTCCGGCACGGTGACCGTGCTGGGCATGGACTCGGAGCACGCTTCGATGGCGATCAAACAGCGGATAGGGGCGCAACTGCAGACGCCGTCCCTGATGCCATCACTCACGGTCGAGGAACTGCTGGATGTTTTTGCCGGCTTTTACGACCGTTCGCTGCCTATAGACGAACTCCTGTCAATGCTGTCATTGACCGAAAGCCGGAAAGTGGTGGTAAAAAACCTCTCAGGCGGCCAGCTGCAGCGCCTTTCGGTGGCCATGGCGCTGGTCAACGATCCGGAGATTGCCTTTCTGGATGAGCCGACGACAGGCCTCGACCCGCAGGTGAGGCGCGGCATGTGGCAGGTAATCGAAGATATGAGAGCCAAGGGGAAAACGATCTTTTTAACGACCCATTACATGGAAGAGGCAGAGCGGCTGTGCGACCGCATCGCCATCATTGATCATGGCAAGATCATCGCCCTGGACACGCCGCGGGGTTTGATCAACGCCAATTTCCGGGATAAAGCTGTTCAATTTGAACTCGAACCCAGACCGGAAACGGAGGAATTGCTGGCGTTTCCAGGAGCCACCAGCGTTGCTTCTGACCTGAACGAAATCGTCATCTATTCCGACGATATCCCGGCCACCATGTCCGCGACCCTCAAGTACGCCGAAAGCCGGGGCATCACCTCCTCACTCAAAGACCTCCGCGTGCGAGAGGCATCCCTGGAGGACGTATTCCTGAAACTCACCGGGAGGAAAATCAGAGAATGACCGCTTTCAACAAGCTCCTGGTAGCCAATTTCAAACAATTCATGCGGGACAAAACCGCGGTCTTCTTCACTTTCGCTTTCCCGCTGATTTTCATTTTCCTTTTCGGCATGGTTTTCGGCGGCGACAATATGGTCAACTACAACATCGGAGTGGTGCGGCAGGATGATTCAACCACCGCCGTTCACATCAGCGAAGCCCTGCACAACGTGCCTATTTTCACCATCACCGAAGGCGATTTGGAGACGACTCTGGATTCCCTGAAGAGCGGCGACCTGGCCGCGGTGGTGGTCATTCCAGCCGGATTGGATGCGACGATTGGTTCCGGCGCCGCCGCGGCGATCACCCTTTATCACGACCCGTCCCAGACCACGACAGGGCAAGTCATCATTCCGGTGCTCCGGCAGCTGGTGGATGAATTCAACCGCCAGATCACCCAGGCGCCGGTGGTATTAACCCTGACTGAAGAGTCCATCCTGGCAGCCAACCTCAGTTTCATCGATTTCTTCGTCCCCGGCATCCTGGCGATGTCCATCATGCAAAGCGGCCTGTTCGGTGTACTGCCCCTGGTGGAATGGCGCGAAAAGAAGGTGCTGAAACGACTTGGCGTGACGCCGCTGACCCGCGGCGTCGTCGTTGCCAGCCAGTTGATCTTCCGCCTGGGGATTGCCGTCATACAGGCGGCGATAATCATCGGCGTTGCCTATGCCGTCTTCGGCGTGCCGGTCCTGGGCAACTGGTTCTTGCTCATCGGGCTGGTCATGCTGGGGACTCTGCTGTTCATCGCTCTGGGTTACGTAGTCGGAGCCAGAGTCAAAACCGTCGAAGGCGCGACGCCTATCGTCAACCTGATTTCATTTCCGATGATGTTCCTGTCCGGCGTCTTCTGGCCGGTGGAAATGATGCCTGATTTTATCCGGCCGGTAATCACCGCCTTGCCGCTGACTTACCTCGGCGACGCTTTCAGGCAGGTGATGGTAAATTCGCCGCCGCTGTATTCTATGGGCATAGACATTGCCGTCATGGTTGCCTGGCTGGCGGCATGCATGTTCCTGACCGTCCGTTTTTTCAAGTGGGAATAATCTTCCAGCAGAAAAAAAGACCGACCTAAAAGGTCGGCCTTTTTTTGCCTGGCGGCTAAATAATCAGCATGCCGTCGCCGAAGCTGTAAAAACGGTACTTCCCGGCGACGGCGGTGTCGTAGGCTGCTTTCAAGCTGTCCCAGCCGGTGAAAGCCGCGGCCAGCATCAGCGGCGTACCCCGCGGCAGGTGGAAATTGGTCACCAGCCGGTCAACCACCCGGAACTCGAAACCGGGTAGGATGAACAGTTCCACCCAGCCCTCGAAAGGTTTCAGCGGCAGGCCGTTTTGTCCGGCCGCCCACTCCAAAGTCCGCACCGCGGAGGTGCCGACGCCGAAAACCCGCCCCCCGGAAGCCTTTACCTCAGTAATGGCGGCGGCCGTTTCCGGCGGCAATACGGCGTACTCCCTATGGATGGGGTGTTTCGAGGGGTCTTCTTCCTTGACAGGGCGGAAGGTATCCAGCCCGATGTGCAGGGTCACGAAAAGAAGTTTCACTCCTTTGGCCTCGATAGCGGCCAGGAGTGACGGCGTGAAATGCAGCCCGGCTGTCGGCGCGGCGACCGAACCCGCCACCCGGCTGTAGACAGTCTGATAACGCTCCGCCTCCGATCCGGATAACTGATGCCGGATATATGGCGGCAGCGCCAAGATGCCCAGTTCGTCCAGGCGGGTCTCATCGGATATCCGGACGGTCGCGGTGCCGTCCTCGGCTTTATCCAGCAGTTCCAGAGTGGCTCCGGCGGCAATGCCCGACCTGTCGTAAAGCTCAACCACGGCTCCGATACCCAGGCGTCTGGCCGGTTTGATGAGCGCCTGCCACTCTCCGGGGGCGCGGCGCAGGAGGAGCAGCGCCTCGACGCGGGCGCCGGTATCTTTTTTACGGCCGAACAGCCGGGCGGGAATCACCCGGGAGTCGTTGAAGACCAGGGCGTCGCCAGGTTGCAGGTAATCGATGATGTCCATAAACCGGCGGTGCTGGATAGCTCCGGAAAGGCGGTCGAGGACCAGCAGCCGCGAACTGTCGCGGGGCTCGGCCGGAGTCTGAGCAATAGATTCGGACGGCAGGTGGTAGTCGAAATCAGAGGTTCTCAAAGCGGTCAATTATAACGGTTCGGCGGCTTTCACCGCCACGGCATGGTTTACCCTTTGGTGCCGATGTGTTATCCTAACCTCCCGTGAAAATACTCATCTCCAACGACGACGGCATCCATTCCGCCGGGCTGTGGACGCTGGCCAGCCATCTCGACGCCATAGGCCAGGTTACCATTGTCGCGCCGGACCGGGAGCAAAGCGCCACCGGCACCTCGCTGACCCTGCGCCACCCGCTGCGCGTCGGTAAAGTGGCCTCGCATATCGGCGGCATCGAGTGCTGGGCCACCGAGGGACTTCCCGGCGACGCGGTGATCCTGGGACTGGAACGGGTAATGGAGAAGCCGGTCGGCCTGGTGGTCTCCGGCATCAATAACGGCCCAAATGTCGGCGACGACGTCCTGATATCAGGCACCGTCGGCGCGGCGCTGCAGGCGTATCTGAGAAACATCCCGGCCGTCGCCGTGTCCACCTTCAACATCGAGTCGAACAACCACGAGACCCCGGCCCGCCTGGCGGCCATCATCGCCGCCGACATTGCCGCCGGCCGCCTTTCCGGCGATATTTTCCTGAACGTCAATGCCCCGGACATACCGCTTGATCGGATCAAAGGCGTCAGGCTCTGTCACCTGGCCCACAAGACCCACATCGACACCGTCAAGGAAGGCCACGACGGCCGCCGCGAGTTCTACTGGCTGATGCGCCGCAAACTGGATTCCGAAGCCGCCGCCGGCACCGATATCAAAGCTATCGAAGATGACTGCGTCTCGGTCACCGAACTCCACGCCGACCTGTTCAGGAAATCGCCGATGCCCGGCCTCGAAGTTCTTTGCAACGAATGGTTCGGCAGGCTTACCAGTAGCTCAGTTTCCAGGTAGCAACTGGTGCATCCAGTCTCACATTCATCTTTCCACAAATGACCAGGTGTTGGCCGACCCGTCACGGTTCGACAAGCTAACCACGAACGGGCTTTTCTGCTCTCTGGTTTTACCTCGCAGGTACTCCTGGGATATAATAATAATATAAACAGTCCGCTTGTATCCTTCTTTTGAAGGAACGAGACGGCAATAGCCCGGGAGGAAATGCCTTCCCTGCTTTTGCCGGGGAGGCATCGGCGTTTTTATGACGGGCAGCGGTTTAAAGATCGGCATCATCGGCGCCGGAAAGGCGGGCACCGCCCTGGCCATGGGCCTGTCGCGGGCTGGCTACACTGTGGCCGCCGTCGCCAGCCGCAGTCCGGCTTCAGCCTACAAACTGGCTGACCGGCTGCCTTCAGCCATCGCCTTCGACAAGCCGCAAGGCATCTGCGAGGCGGCCGATGTGGTGTTCATCGCCGTTCCCGACGCGGCCATCGCCGGGACAGCCGCGGCGCTTACGGCCCGGCCCGGGATGATGGCCTGCCACGTCTCCGCGGCGACGCCGCTTGATGCCCTCGAGCCGCTAAGAGTGCAGGGAGCGATCACAGGCGTATTTCACCCGCTGCAGGCCATCGGCTCCCGCGCCGAGGCGGAGATTCTGCCCGGCATCACCTTCGCCATCGAAGCCGAGGAGCCGTTGAAGGCGCTGCTTCGTCAGATGGCTTCGCGGCTGGGCGGCCGCAGCGTGGAGCTTTCAGGCGCCGACCGGGTTTTGTACCATGCGTCGGCGGTCATGGCTTCCAACTACCTGGTGACTCTCGTCGCCCTGGCCTCCGGGCTGTGGCTGGGCTTCGCCAACCGGGAACAGGCCGCCAGAGCCCTGGTACCCCTCATCCGCGGCACGCTGGATAACATCGAGAATATCGGCATACCGGAATGCCTCACCGGGCCGATCGCCCGCGGCGACACGGCCACCATTAAACTTCACCTCGAGGCGCTCGTCGAAAATGCCCCGCAGACGTTGGATATTTATCGGGAACTCGGACTGGAAACCATACCCATCGCCGCCGCCAAAGGCGGCATAGATGAGGGACAAGCCACCGAACTCAGAGCATTGCTGGAGAAGAGACTATGAGAACGATGCTGAAGAGCAAGCTGCACCGGGCACGGGTCACCCGCTGCGACCTGGAATACGAGGGCAGCATCACCATCGACCGCGACCTCTTGAAAGCCGCCGATATCCTGCCGTTCGAGCAGGTGCAGGTGCTCAATTTGAACAACGGCGCCCGGTTCGCCACCTATGCTATCGAAGGCGAGGCGGGCTCAGGCGAGATAGGCCTCAACGGCGCCGCCGCCCGCTGCGCCTGTAAAGGGGATTTGGTCATCATTCTGACCTATGAACAGGTGGCTGAAGACCAGCTTCCCAGCCACATGCCGAAACTGGTCTACGTCGACGAAAAAAACCGGATTACCTCGGTAAAACAGGCTATCGGCGCGATTTCCTTTTAAGGTCCCCGATGGATTCCGGCTTTCGCGGGAAATGACGAAGGAGCCTCAGATGAGAACCACCGTCCAGCAGGTCAGGGACTACAAAGCCAGGGGCGAAAAGTTCGCCATGCTCACCGCCTACGACTATTCGACGGCGAAAATCGTCGACGCCGCCGGCATCCCGATCATACTGGTCGGGGACTCCCTGGGCACCGTGGTCCTCGGATATGAATCGACTATACCGGTGACCATGGACGATATGATCCATCACACCAAAGCCGTCGTCCGGGGCTCCAGTAAAGCCATGGTAGTGGGCGACATGCCGTTCATGACCTACCACATCACCATCGAAGAGACACTGCGCAACGCCGCCCGCTTCATCCAGGAGGCCGGAGCCCAGGCGGTCAAACTCGAAGGCGGCATCACCGTAGCCGACAAGGTTAAAAAACTGGTCGACTGCGGCATGCCGGTGATGGGTCATATCGGCCTCACTCCGCAGTCGGTCAACCAGCTCTCCGGCTACAAAGTACAAGGCCGGACGCCGGAGGCGGCCAGGAGGCTGCTGGCCGACGCCCGGGCTCTGGAAGCCGCCGGAGCCTTCGCCGTCGTCCTGGAAACGATGCCGTCCGAGCTTTCGGCCTATATCACTTCGAGAATCAATATACCCACCATCGGCATCGGCGCCGGGCCCGGCTGCGACGGCCAGGTGCAGGTCATCTCCGACCTGCTGGGCCTGTTCACCGACTTCGTACCCAAACACGCCGGCCGCTACGCCAGGCTGGCCGCCGACATCGCCGAAGCGGTGACGACCTACGCCAGCGACGTGAAGAGCGGGGTTTTTCCGGCCGCCGAACAGGGTTTCGACATGAATGAGGCGGTCATCGAAGACCTGCGGCGGGAAGATGAAAGTACTTAGGTCGATCGGCGCGATAAGGGATTACCGGAAACAATTGGCGGGGAGCGTCGGTCTGGTGCCGACCATGGGTTTCCTTCATGAGGGCCACCTGTCCCTGGTACGCCGGTCGAAGGCCGAGTGCGAGCATACTGTTGTCAGCATCTTTGTCAATCCCACCCAGTTTGGACCGGACGAAGATTTCGGCGCCTATCCCCGGGACACCGACCTGGATCTAAAGCTGCTTGAAAACAGCGGCGCCGACGCCGTTTTTTTACCCGGTGCCGGGGAAATGTATCCCCCCGGCACCGATATTTTCGTCGTGCCCGGAAAAATCGCCGACAGGCTGGAGGGTTCCGCGCGGCCCGGCCACTTCCGCGGAGTAGCCACCGTCGTCCTCAAACTGTTCAACTTGATCCAGCCGCAGCGAGCCTACTTCGGACAGAAGGACGCCCAGCAGACGGCGGTCATCAGGAAGATGGTCGCCGACCTTGACGTGCCGGTCGAAATCAAGGTCTTGCCCACGGTGAGGGAAAGCGACGGCCTGGCCATGAGCAGCCGCAATACCTATCTGAATCCGGCCGAGCGCAGCGCCGCCACGGTGCTCTACCGGTCATTGAAGCTGGCTCAGGAACTGATCAACGGCGGAGAGAAGGACGCCGAAATCGTCCGGCAACGGATGACAGAACTGATCTTGGCTGAACCGCTAGCCCGCGTCGATTATGTTTCGGTGGCCGACGCCCGAAGTCTCGAGGAACTGACCTTCGTCACCAGTCCGGTGCTCGTGTCGCTGGCTGTCCGTATCGGGCGGACGCGGTTAATCGACAACGTCATGCTGGCCTAGCCGGCTTGACCAGCACCCTCAATCCGAGCATCGCCAGGAACGCCAGCGCCGCGCCGAAGAAGAACGGGCTGGCGGGTGAAACCTCCTGCCACAAGAAACCGGCGATGAGGCTGGCAGGCAGCAGCAGCAGGCCCAGCACGCCGTGGTACAGACCGAAGGCGGTACCCCGCTTCTCCGGCGGCACCAGGTCGGCGACGAAAGCCTTAGCCACCCCCTCCACGATGCCGTAATAGACGCCAAAGACGGCGAACAGCAGCCAGATATGCCAGCTGGCGCCGGCGGCGGCGAATCCCAGATAGGCGGCGGCGTAGATGCCCCAGCCGATCATCATCAGGGTTCTGCGGCCCAGCCGGTCTGACAGAACGCCGGCCGGCGTCGCCGCCAGCATATAGGTGATGTTGAAGACAACCAGCATCAGGGTGACATCGAGGACGGAATTGCCGAGATTTTGCGCCCGGAGGATGGCGAAGAAGCTCGACGAATTGCCCAGGGTGAAGATGCCGAGCACCAGCAGGAACAGCTTGAAGTCCCGGCTCATGCCATTGACCGTATCGCGGAGGCCGGTCTTTTCGACCTCGACCCTTGCCGCCCGCTGAGGATCCTTGACCATGGCGGCCAAGATGACGACCGAGATGACGGCCGGGATGACGCCGATGACAACCAGCAGGCGGAAAGTGTCCTGGGTCAGATCGACACTGCCGCGCTGGGTCAGGTAGATGACCGTCGCGGCGATGAACAGGCCGAGGAAAGCCCCGGCCGAGTCCATGGCTTTATGAAGGCCGAAACTGCGCCCGCGTTCTTTTGGTTCGATCGAGACGGCGATGAGGGCGTCCCGCGGAGAGGTGCGCAACCCTTTGCCCAGCCGGTCTGCGAAGCGGATGCCCAGCACGGCGGTCCAGTGCCCGGCCAGGTACATGAACGGTTTGCCCAGCGTCGACAGCCCGTAGCCGGCTATCGACAGCGCCTTGTAGCGGCGCAGCCTGTCGGCCAGCCGGCCGGAATAAATCTTGACCAGGGCTTCGGTAGAATCCGACACGCCGCCGACCAGGCCGATTACGGACGGGGCCACGCCGAGGACGTTGGCCAGGAACAGCGGCACCAGGGTAAAGATCATCTCGGACGAGATGTCGGTGAAAAAACTGGTCAGGCCAAGATAGAAGACATTGGGGCGTACGCCGAGGATCTTTTTCGAGTCAGAGGCAGGTGGCACGGAGGCATCGAGATTCGGCATAGCCATATCTTAGCAGAGCCGAACCGGAGGCAAAATGGTGTAAAAAATTGGCTCCCGAGGAAGGATTCGAACCTTCGGCCAATCGGTTAACAGCCGACCGCTCTACCACTGAGCTACTCGGGAGTGTGGGTGTGGCTGCCGAGCCAGGATTCGAACCTGGGCAAAAGGATCCAAAGTCCTCTGTGCTACCACTACACAACTCGGCAAGGCTTTTCATCAGCTAAAAGCTGGTGCCGAAGGTCGGACTCGAACCGACACAGGAGTTGCCCCCTAGCAGTTTTTGAGACTGCCGCGTCTACCATTCCGCCACTCCGGCAAAAAGCCGAATGTTGTTAAAGATCAGGGGGTGGTGCCGAGGCCCAGACTTGAACTGGGGACACGCGGATTTTCAGTCCGCTGCTCTACCAACTGAGCTACCCCGGCGCGAACAACGCTTGTTATTGTATCGGTTTGGAATTGCCCGGTCAAGCGTTGACGCCTTACGTTAAATGCCGCCGTACCGGGTAAAAACGATGAGAACGATTAACGAAGACAGAGCGGAACCG
This window contains:
- a CDS encoding MFS transporter, giving the protein MPNLDASVPPASDSKKILGVRPNVFYLGLTSFFTDISSEMIFTLVPLFLANVLGVAPSVIGLVGGVSDSTEALVKIYSGRLADRLRRYKALSIAGYGLSTLGKPFMYLAGHWTAVLGIRFADRLGKGLRTSPRDALIAVSIEPKERGRSFGLHKAMDSAGAFLGLFIAATVIYLTQRGSVDLTQDTFRLLVVIGVIPAVISVVILAAMVKDPQRAARVEVEKTGLRDTVNGMSRDFKLFLLVLGIFTLGNSSSFFAILRAQNLGNSVLDVTLMLVVFNITYMLAATPAGVLSDRLGRRTLMMIGWGIYAAAYLGFAAAGASWHIWLLFAVFGVYYGIVEGVAKAFVADLVPPEKRGTAFGLYHGVLGLLLLPASLIAGFLWQEVSPASPFFFGAALAFLAMLGLRVLVKPARPA